One Psychrosphaera aestuarii DNA window includes the following coding sequences:
- a CDS encoding TonB-dependent receptor has translation MKKAALALSIQAALLASLSLNVNAQENAQEQDDAKLEKITVTALKRTQSIQDVPVSIATMSGERFENTFSSGDDILSLAARVPGLYAESSNGRVAPRFYMRGLGNSDFDLAASQPVSIIMDDVVMENVVLKSFPLFDIDQVEVIRGPQGSLFGRNTTAGIIKFTSRKPTSDFDAYVKAGAGSFGLVNLEGAVGGALANDLNARLSVLNQSKDDWIDNGFTGENDALGGHDEKAMRLQLAYNPTEDLDILFNFHKRSLEGTSSVMRANILTTGSNELNENYDRDTVWYDDGDNNPQEYDQDGLSLNINYDLGAFTLTSITALENADGRSKGDIDGGYICQDGVINEYCTIENRNGPGFIPFGAVTEDRLNDLKQFTQELRISSNGNDQLTWQTGLFYFDSSFGVESIDGFFGATEVFHDNSTWAIFGQSTYAVNDDLTIIGGLRYTYDEKSISVGKQNEDGFAVVIGAASIQEYTPFSVDDGQWSWEAMANYTIDNNMSVYARLSNGFRAQSIQGRDVAFEGYPSVADAETIMSYEAGFKTDLFDNTLRLNGAVFHYVIDDIQLTAVGGNGNNIGLTNAGKGVGTGFEIDSEIRVNENLTLTAGFSYNDTELQDENLLIATCGSGACTPTDRLNEDGFAYVDGNPFPNAPKTIFTATARYAMPIADEGELFIYTDYSHQGDTNLFIYETKEYKTDGQFELGLRIGYVHYDLDLEVAVFGRNITDEDNLKAGIDFNNNTGIVNEPMSWGIEVKKNFF, from the coding sequence ATGAAAAAGGCTGCATTAGCACTTAGCATCCAAGCTGCATTACTAGCTTCACTATCTTTAAATGTGAACGCTCAAGAAAATGCCCAAGAGCAAGACGATGCAAAACTTGAAAAAATTACTGTTACCGCATTAAAACGTACACAGTCTATTCAAGATGTTCCAGTTTCAATTGCAACGATGTCGGGAGAGCGTTTTGAAAACACGTTTTCTTCAGGCGACGATATTTTGTCTTTAGCGGCTCGCGTACCAGGTTTATACGCTGAGTCTTCGAACGGACGAGTAGCACCAAGATTCTACATGCGTGGTCTAGGTAACTCAGATTTCGATTTAGCAGCATCACAACCTGTTTCTATTATTATGGATGACGTAGTAATGGAAAACGTTGTATTAAAGAGTTTCCCGCTTTTTGATATAGACCAAGTTGAAGTCATTCGTGGTCCTCAAGGCTCACTATTCGGCCGAAACACGACAGCAGGTATCATTAAGTTTACAAGTCGTAAACCAACCTCAGACTTTGACGCTTATGTTAAAGCGGGTGCTGGTAGTTTTGGACTGGTTAACCTTGAAGGTGCTGTTGGTGGTGCTTTAGCAAATGACTTAAATGCTCGCTTATCTGTGTTGAATCAGTCTAAAGATGATTGGATTGATAATGGCTTTACAGGTGAAAACGACGCATTAGGCGGCCATGATGAAAAAGCTATGCGATTACAACTGGCTTACAATCCTACTGAAGATTTAGACATTCTCTTTAACTTCCACAAGCGCTCATTAGAAGGTACATCCTCTGTGATGCGTGCAAATATCCTTACTACTGGAAGTAATGAGCTAAATGAAAATTATGATCGTGATACGGTTTGGTATGACGATGGCGATAACAACCCTCAAGAGTATGACCAAGATGGTTTGAGCTTAAATATTAATTACGATTTAGGCGCTTTCACATTAACTTCGATCACTGCGTTAGAAAATGCAGATGGGCGCTCAAAAGGTGACATCGACGGTGGTTATATTTGTCAAGATGGCGTTATAAACGAATACTGTACGATTGAAAATCGTAACGGCCCTGGGTTTATTCCTTTTGGTGCAGTAACAGAAGATCGTCTTAATGACTTAAAACAGTTTACTCAAGAGCTTCGCATTTCTAGTAACGGAAATGACCAGTTAACATGGCAAACAGGTTTATTCTATTTTGACTCATCTTTTGGTGTTGAAAGTATAGATGGCTTCTTCGGCGCGACCGAGGTATTCCACGATAACTCTACGTGGGCTATTTTTGGTCAGTCAACCTACGCGGTTAATGATGACTTAACTATCATCGGTGGTCTTCGTTACACATACGACGAAAAATCAATCAGCGTGGGTAAGCAGAATGAAGACGGATTTGCCGTTGTTATCGGTGCTGCTTCTATTCAAGAGTACACGCCATTTTCAGTTGATGACGGGCAATGGTCATGGGAAGCAATGGCTAACTATACTATTGATAATAATATGAGTGTTTATGCTCGTTTATCTAATGGTTTCCGTGCTCAATCAATACAAGGCCGTGATGTCGCTTTTGAAGGCTACCCTTCAGTTGCTGACGCTGAAACGATTATGTCATATGAAGCTGGTTTTAAAACTGACTTATTTGACAATACACTTCGCTTAAACGGTGCGGTTTTCCATTATGTAATCGATGATATTCAATTAACTGCGGTTGGTGGTAATGGTAACAACATTGGACTTACCAATGCAGGTAAAGGTGTAGGCACAGGTTTTGAAATTGATTCAGAAATTCGAGTTAACGAAAACCTAACGTTAACCGCTGGTTTCTCATACAACGATACTGAACTTCAAGATGAAAATTTACTAATTGCAACTTGTGGTTCGGGTGCTTGTACTCCTACAGATCGTTTAAATGAAGATGGGTTTGCATACGTTGATGGCAATCCTTTCCCTAACGCACCAAAAACGATTTTCACAGCAACCGCTCGTTATGCGATGCCAATTGCTGATGAAGGAGAATTGTTTATTTACACAGATTATTCTCATCAAGGTGATACAAACTTATTCATCTATGAAACGAAAGAATACAAAACAGACGGTCAGTTTGAGTTAGGTTTACGTATCGGATACGTTCACTATGATTTAGATCTTGAAGTTGCTGTATTTGGTCGTAACATCACTGATGAAGATAACCTTAAAGCTGGTATCGACTTTAACAATAATACAGGTATTGTTAATGAGCCGATGAGCTGGGGTATCGAAGTTAAGAAGAACTTTTTCTAA
- a CDS encoding NupC/NupG family nucleoside CNT transporter — translation MDWIRSLLGITVLLILAFALSTNRRAINKRTVISAFLLQFFLGAMVLYWEPGKDILLNVSQTLSTVFDYATDGIVFMFGDKIGGKELGFIFAVHILPVIVFFSSLIAVLYYLGVMGKLVSIFGGALRKITGTSKPESMCAAANIVVGQAEAPLVVKPFLKTMTRSELFAVMVGGMATVAGAIIAGLASIGIELKYLIAASFMAAPGGLLMAKMILPETEEPKNELSELKLESSGHVNVIDAAADGAGEGVKFAISIAAMLIAFIALIGLVNGILGGIGAWIGYPELTLQLILGYLFSPVAFIVGVPWSEAQLAGSFLGQKLILNEFVAYLDFLNYKGELSEMTQVIVTFGLCGFANLSSIAILIGGVGSMAPTRRHELAELGLKAVMAATLANLMSAAIAGLFVSLT, via the coding sequence ATTGATTGGATAAGAAGTTTATTAGGGATCACTGTTCTGTTGATATTAGCGTTTGCTTTATCCACAAATCGTCGTGCAATAAATAAACGAACGGTAATTAGCGCATTTTTATTGCAGTTTTTCTTAGGGGCGATGGTTTTATACTGGGAACCCGGTAAAGATATCTTGCTTAATGTATCTCAAACACTGTCCACCGTGTTTGATTATGCAACCGATGGCATTGTCTTTATGTTTGGTGACAAGATAGGTGGCAAAGAACTTGGCTTTATTTTCGCGGTTCATATTTTACCTGTTATCGTATTTTTCTCATCTTTAATTGCTGTTTTATATTACCTTGGTGTTATGGGTAAATTGGTTAGCATTTTTGGTGGTGCACTTAGAAAGATAACTGGAACAAGTAAACCTGAGTCAATGTGTGCTGCGGCGAACATTGTTGTTGGCCAAGCAGAAGCGCCGCTTGTAGTTAAGCCTTTTCTTAAAACAATGACACGCTCTGAATTATTTGCAGTTATGGTTGGTGGTATGGCGACGGTAGCAGGTGCTATTATCGCTGGTCTAGCGAGTATAGGTATTGAGCTCAAATACTTAATCGCGGCGAGTTTTATGGCAGCCCCTGGTGGTCTTTTAATGGCTAAAATGATTTTACCAGAAACAGAAGAGCCAAAAAATGAACTGTCCGAATTAAAATTAGAAAGTTCTGGTCACGTAAACGTCATTGATGCAGCTGCAGACGGTGCGGGTGAAGGTGTGAAATTCGCAATATCAATCGCAGCTATGCTTATTGCCTTCATTGCTTTGATTGGTTTAGTAAATGGTATTTTAGGCGGTATCGGTGCCTGGATTGGCTACCCTGAGCTAACTTTACAATTAATTCTTGGTTATTTATTTAGCCCGGTGGCATTTATAGTTGGCGTACCTTGGTCAGAGGCACAGCTTGCTGGTTCATTCTTAGGCCAAAAGTTAATCCTTAATGAATTTGTCGCTTACTTAGATTTCCTAAATTATAAAGGTGAGCTAAGTGAAATGACTCAAGTCATAGTTACTTTTGGACTCTGTGGATTTGCAAACTTGTCATCAATTGCAATACTAATTGGTGGTGTTGGTAGCATGGCTCCAACTCGAAGACATGAGTTGGCTGAGCTTGGTTTAAAGGCCGTCATGGCAGCAACCCTAGCGAACCTTATGAGTGCTGCAATTGCTGGTCTGTTTGTCTCACTCACCTAA